A genome region from Arthrobacter sp. SLBN-100 includes the following:
- a CDS encoding MFS transporter — MPAPKALRPFVHREYRVLISALAISIFGSGMWAVAMVYQVIHLGGGPLELSLVAASGSVGLVAFVLAGGIAADRVPQRRLIIAVEGANLAVIAAISGLAIAGLLQLWHVAAGAFVLGVGAAFFFPAYSAILPRILPAEDLLAANGMEGSMRPVLQQAAGPAVAGVAVAALSPSHAVTAVALCHLSAFIVLNFLGQHALAAPVNGTEAGGGVAGRGTTSFFHDLREGVSYTLRTPWLLWTLVWACISVLFLIGPIEVLLPFVVRDQLGGDSSMFGFLLAVMGVGSALGSLLTASLRLPRRYLRVMMVSWGAGSLPLAAVGIMDNFWTIAAALFIFGATGSVGMVIWGTLLQRRVPPHLLGRVSSLDFFVSLALMPVSMALAGPAAEVLSIWLIFVVAGGVCPVMAVIAMTAGRMGDDELAHPLDRSPRAERTTAGGSQPGVDQPAADQAAGD; from the coding sequence ATGCCCGCTCCCAAAGCCTTGCGGCCTTTTGTCCACCGTGAGTACCGGGTACTGATTTCGGCACTGGCCATCTCCATTTTCGGCTCCGGCATGTGGGCAGTCGCCATGGTCTACCAGGTAATCCATCTCGGCGGCGGACCGCTGGAACTGTCCCTGGTGGCTGCTTCCGGCAGCGTAGGCCTGGTGGCCTTTGTCCTGGCAGGCGGCATCGCCGCCGACAGGGTTCCGCAGCGCCGCCTGATCATTGCCGTGGAGGGCGCGAACCTTGCCGTCATCGCTGCGATCAGCGGGTTGGCCATCGCGGGCTTGCTGCAGCTGTGGCATGTGGCTGCCGGCGCGTTTGTACTCGGTGTTGGGGCAGCCTTCTTCTTTCCCGCCTATTCGGCCATCCTGCCCCGCATCCTTCCCGCGGAGGATCTGCTCGCTGCGAACGGGATGGAGGGCTCCATGCGGCCGGTCCTGCAGCAGGCTGCCGGGCCAGCCGTGGCCGGTGTGGCGGTGGCTGCCCTCTCTCCGTCGCACGCTGTGACTGCCGTGGCACTGTGCCACCTCTCAGCCTTCATCGTCCTGAACTTCCTGGGCCAGCACGCGCTGGCTGCGCCGGTCAACGGCACTGAGGCTGGTGGCGGCGTCGCTGGGCGCGGCACAACATCCTTTTTCCATGACCTGCGCGAAGGTGTCAGCTACACGCTGCGGACCCCGTGGCTGCTCTGGACCCTGGTCTGGGCGTGCATCTCAGTGCTGTTCCTGATCGGACCCATCGAAGTACTGCTGCCGTTTGTGGTCCGCGACCAGCTGGGCGGCGATTCCAGCATGTTCGGTTTCCTGCTCGCCGTGATGGGCGTCGGCTCGGCACTGGGCTCGCTGCTCACGGCCTCCCTGCGGCTGCCCCGGCGCTACCTCAGGGTGATGATGGTGAGCTGGGGCGCGGGCAGCCTGCCCCTCGCCGCCGTCGGAATCATGGACAACTTCTGGACCATCGCGGCGGCGCTGTTCATTTTCGGGGCCACGGGCAGCGTGGGCATGGTCATCTGGGGCACGCTGCTCCAGCGGCGCGTTCCGCCGCACCTCCTGGGCCGGGTGTCCAGCCTGGATTTCTTTGTCTCGCTTGCCCTGATGCCGGTGTCCATGGCCCTGGCCGGGCCCGCCGCCGAAGTCCTGTCCATCTGGCTGATCTTTGTGGTGGCCGGGGGCGTGTGCCCCGTCATGGCGGTCATTGCCATGACTGCGGGGCGGATGGGCGACGACGAACTGGCCCACCCACTGGACCGCTCACCTCGGGCAGAACGGACGACGGCGGGCGGGAGCCAGCCCGGCGTCGACCAGCCCGCCGCGGACCAGGCCGCCGGGGATTAG